One window of the Macaca thibetana thibetana isolate TM-01 chromosome 1, ASM2454274v1, whole genome shotgun sequence genome contains the following:
- the FDPS gene encoding farnesyl pyrophosphate synthase isoform X4 encodes MDSSLTRRGQICWYQKPGVGLDAINDAILLEACIYRLLKLYCREQPYYLNLIELFLQSSYQTEIGQTLDLITAPQGNVDLGRFTEKRYKSIVKYKTAFYSFYLPIAAAMYMAGIDGEKEHANAKKILLEMGEFFQIQDDYLDLFGDPSVTGKVGTDIQDNKCSWLVVQCLQRATPEQYQILKENYGQKEAEKVARVKALYEELDLQAVFLQYEEDSYSHIMALIEQYAAPLPPAIFLGLARKIYKRKK; translated from the exons ATGGATTCATCCCTCACCCGCCGTGGACAGATCTGCTGGTATCAGAAG CCGGGTGTGGGTTTGGATGCCATCAATGATGCTATCCTCCTGGAAGCATGTATCTACCGCCTGCTGAAGCTCTATTGCCGGGAGCAGCCCTATTACCTGAACCTGATCGAGCTCTTCCTGCAG AGTTCCTATCAGACTGAGATTGGGCAGACCCTGGACCTCATCACAGCCCCCCAGGGCAATGTGGATCTTGGCAGATTCACTGAAAAGAG GTATAAATCTATTGTCAAGTACAAGACAGCTTTCTACTCCTTCTACCTTCCTATAGCTGCAGCCATGTACATG GCAGGAATTGATGGTGAGAAGGAGCATGCCAATGCCAAGAAGATCCTGCTGGAGATGGGAGAGTTCTTTCAGATTCAG GATGACTACCTTGACCTCTTTGGGGACCCCAGTGTGACCGGCAAAGTTGGCACTGACATCCAGGACAACAAATGCAGCTGGCTGGTGGTTCAGTGTCTGCAACGGGCCACTCCGGAACAGTACCAGATCCTGAAG GAAAATTACGGGcagaaggaggctgagaaagtgGCCCGGGTGAAGGCACTATATGAGGAGCTGGATCTGCAGGCTGTGTTCTTGCAATATGAGGAGGACAGTTACAGCCACATTATGGCTCTCATTGAACAGTACGCAGCGCCCCTGCCCCCAGCCATCTTTCTGGGGCTTGCGCGCAAAATCTACAAGCGGAAAAAGTGA
- the RUSC1 gene encoding AP-4 complex accessory subunit RUSC1 isoform X1, whose product MLSPQRALLCNLNHIHLQHVSLGLHLSRRPELREGPLSTSPPPGDTGGKESRGPCSGTLVDANSNSPAVPCRCCQEHGPGLENRQDPSQEEEGAASPSDPGCSSSLSSCSDLSPDESPVSVYLRDLPGDEDAHPQPSIIPLEQGSPLASAGPGTCSPDSFCCSPDSCSGASSSPDPGLDSNCNALTTCQDLPSPGLEEEDESAEQDLPTSELLEADDGKIDAGKTEPSWKINPIWKIDTEKTKAEWKTTENSNTGWKNNGNVNSSWKNEPEKFDSGWKTNTRITDSGSKTDAGKIDGGWRSDVSEEPVPHRTITSFHELAQKRKRGPGLPLVPQAKKDRSDWLIVFSPDTELPPSGSLGGSSAPPREVTTFKELRSRSRAPPPPVPPRDPPAGWALVPPRPPPPPVPPRRKKNRPGLQPIAEGQSEEGRAVSPAAGEEAPAAKEPGEPGAQAGLEAGPLLLPRPLVFRFSADGRPLLEGGGAGAAGSLLLAPLAGWPGAGLRLLGAPSPPEEQLLPVRLSPVGAYSPPTRGALPCLASPELALLLSPLFPRSSTFPAAAPPPRQVPAPPLPPQPRPPKAPRWTRSPSPPPRLLRSSWSFAGVSGAQRLWMAEAQSGTGQLQEQKKGLLIAVSASVDKIISHFGAARNLVQKAQLGDSRLSPDVGHLVLTTLCPALHALVADGLKPFRKDLITGQRRSSPWSVVEASVKPGSSTRSLGTLYSQVSRLAPLSSSRSRFHAFILGLLNTKQLELWFSSLQEDAGLLSLLYLPTGFFSLAHGGCPSLSTELLLLLQPLSVLTFHLDLLFEHHHHLPLGPPQAPAPPGPPPALQQTMQAMLHLGGRLAQSLRGTSKEAAPDPSDSPNLPTPGSWWEQLTQASRVYASGGTEGFPLSRWAPGHHGTAAEEGAQERPLPTDEMAPGRGLWLGRLFGVPGGPTENESGALKSRRPSSWLPPTVSVLALVKRGAPPETPSPQELEASAPSMVQTHRAVRALCDHTAARPDQLSFRRGEVLRVITTVDEDWLRCGRDGVEGLVPVGYTSLVL is encoded by the exons ATGCTGTCTCCTCAGAGAGCTTTACTCTGCAACCTCAATCACATCCATCTCCAGCACGTCTCCCTGGGCCTGCACTTGTCCCGCCGTCCTGAGCTACGGGAAGGGCCCTTGAGCACATCCCCTCCCCCAGGAGACACTGGGGGCAAGGAGAGCAGGGGCCCCTGCAGTGGCACCCTGGTGGACGCCAATTCCAACAGCCCAGCTGTGCCCTGCCGGTGCTGCCAGGAGCACGGTCCGGGCCTAGAAAACCGGCAGGACCCATCACAGGAGGAAGAGGGGGCTGCCTCTCCCTCAGACCCAGGCTGCTCTTCCTCGCTCAGCTCCTGCTCAGATCTTAGCCCCGATGAGTCCCCCGTCTCAGTCTACTTGCGGGACCTCCCTGGTGATGAGGATGCCCACCCTCAGCCCAGTATCATCCCCCTGGAGCAGGGTTCCCCACTGGCTTCAGCAGGCCCTGGCACCTGCTCACCGGACAGCTTCTGCTGCTCTCCTGATTCCTGCTCCGGAGCTTCTTCTTCACCCGATCCTGGCCTGGACTCGAACTGCAACGCCCTGACCACCTGCCAGGACCTCCCTTCCCCAGGCTTGGAGGAAGAGGATGAGAGCGCGGAGCAGGATCTCCCTACCTCTGAGCTCTTAGAGGCGGATGATGGGAAAATCGACGCTGGGAAAACGGAGCCCAGTTGGAAGATTAACCCAATTTGGAAAATTGACACAGAGAAAACTAAAGCTGAATGGAAAACCACGGAAAACAGTAACACTGGTTGGAAAAACAACGGGAATGTTAACTCTAGCTGGAAAAATGAACCTGAAAAATTCGACTCTGGTTGGAAAACCAACACAAGAATAACTGATTCTGGCTCGAAAACAGATGCAGGGAAAATTGATGGAGGATGGAGAAGTGACGTCAGCGAGGAGCCGGTGCCCCACCGGACAATCACGTCCTTCCACGAGCTGGCCCAGAAGCGCAAGCGGGGCCCAGGGCTGCCCCTCGTCCCGCAGGCCAAGAAAGATCGCAGTGACTGGCTCATAGTCTTCTCGCCCGACACCGAGCTGCCCCCCTCGGGGTCGCTGGGCGGCTCCTCGGCACCTCCTCGGGAAGTCACCACCTTCAAGGAACTCCGGTCCCGAAGCCGGGCCCCACCCCCGCCAGTCCCGCCTCGAGACCCCCCAGCTGGCTGGGCTTTGGTCCCGCCCCGGCCCCCACCCCCGCCTGTCCCTCCCCGAAGGAAGAAGAACCGACCTGGACTGCAGCCCATAGCGGAGGGGCAGTCCGAGGAGGGCCGGGCTGTCAGCCCAGCGGCTGGCGAGGAGGCCCCAGCCGCGAAGGAGCCGGGAGAGCCGGGCGCGCAGGCCGGCCTGGAGG CCGGTCCCCTcctgctccctcggcccctggTTTTCCGGTTCTCGGCCGACGGGCGCcccctgttggagggtgggggcGCAGGCGCAGCTGGGTCTCTGCTCCTGGCTCCTCTGGCCGGGTGGCCTGGCGCCGGGCTGCGGCTGCTGGGGGCGCCGAGCCCCCCAGAGGAGCAGCTGCTGCCCGTCCGCCTGTCCCCAGTGGGAGCCTATTCGCCTCCGACTCGGGGAGCCTTGCCCTGCCTGGCCAGCCCCGAGCTGGCACTGCTGCTGTCCCCGCTCTTTCCCAGAAGTAGCACCTTCCCCGCCGCGGCTCCCCCACCCCGCCAGGTACCCGCCCCCCCGCTGCCACCGCAACCTCGTCCGCCGAAGGCCCCTCGCTGGACCAGGAGCCCATCGCCTCCGCCCAGGCTAC TCCGTAGTTCGTGGTCCTTTGCCGGTGTCTCCGGAGCCCAGCGGCTGTGGATGGCAGAAGCCCAGAGTGGGACTGGTCAGCTGCAGGAGCAGAAGAAAG gtCTCCTGATAGCCGTCAGCGCCTCCGTGGATAAAATCATCTCGCATTTCGGGGCCGCCCGGAACTTGGTGCAGAAG GCCCAGTTGGGTGATAGCCGGCTGAGCCCGGATGTGGGGCACCTGGTGCTGACCACCCTCTGCCCGGCCCTCCACGCCCTGGTGGCGGATGGGCTGAAGCCTTTCCGGAAGGACCTCATCACCGGGCAGCGCAGGAGCAGCCCCTGGAGCGTGGTGGAGGCGTCGGTGAAGCCAG GCTCCAGCACCCGCTCCCTTGGAACCCTGTATAGCCAGGTCAGCCGTCTAGCCCCGCTGAGCAGCAGCCGTAGCCGCTTCCATGCCTTTATCCTGGGCCTTCTCAA CACCAAGCAGTTGGAGCTGTGGTTTTCCAGTCTCCAGGAAGATGCAG GCCTGCTCTCCCTCCTGTACCTGCCAACAGGATTCTTCTCCCTGGCCCATGGTGGCTGTCCCTCCCTGTCCACagagctgctgctcctgctgcagCCTTTGTCGGTGCTCACCTTCCACCTGGACCTGCTCTTTgagcaccaccaccacctgccCCTGGGCCCACCTCAGGCGCCTGCCCCTCCAGGCCCGCCTCCGGCTCTGCAGCAGACTATGCAAGCCATGCTGCACCTGGGGGGCCGGCTGGCCCAGAGCCTTCGGGGGACTTCCAAGGAAGCTGCTCCAGACCCCTCAGACTCTCCAAACCTTCCCACAccagggagctggtgggagcagCTGACCCAggcctcccgggtctatgcctCTGGGGGTACTGAGGGCTTTCCTCTTTCCCGATGGGCACCGGGGCATCATGGGACTGCAGCTGAAGAAGGTGCACAGGAGAGACCCCTGCCCACAGATGAAATGGCACCAGGCAGGGGCCTCTGGTTGGGAAGACTATTTGGAGTGCCTGGGGGCCCCACAGAAAATGAGAGTGGAGCCCTAAAGTCCAG GAGACCATCTAGCTGGCTGCCCCCGACAGTGAGTGTGTTGGCTCTTGTGAAGCGGGGGGCACCTCCTGAGACACCTTCTCCTCAGGAGCTTGAGGCCTCAGCACCCAGCATGGTGCAAACCCATAG GGCAGTTCGGGCTCTCTGTGATCATACCGCTGCAAGACCTGACCAGTTGAGCTTCCGGCGTGGGGAAGTGCTGCGTGTCATTACCACAGTGGATGAGGACTGGCTCCGCTGTGGGCGGGATGGCGTGGAGGGTCTGGTGCCTGTGGGGTATACCTCCCTTGTTCTGTAG
- the RUSC1 gene encoding AP-4 complex accessory subunit RUSC1 isoform X3 — MAEAQSGTGQLQEQKKGLLIAVSASVDKIISHFGAARNLVQKAQLGDSRLSPDVGHLVLTTLCPALHALVADGLKPFRKDLITGQRRSSPWSVVEASVKPGSSTRSLGTLYSQVSRLAPLSSSRSRFHAFILGLLNTKQLELWFSSLQEDAGLLSLLYLPTGFFSLAHGGCPSLSTELLLLLQPLSVLTFHLDLLFEHHHHLPLGPPQAPAPPGPPPALQQTMQAMLHLGGRLAQSLRGTSKEAAPDPSDSPNLPTPGSWWEQLTQASRVYASGGTEGFPLSRWAPGHHGTAAEEGAQERPLPTDEMAPGRGLWLGRLFGVPGGPTENESGALKSRRPSSWLPPTVSVLALVKRGAPPETPSPQELEASAPSMVQTHRAVRALCDHTAARPDQLSFRRGEVLRVITTVDEDWLRCGRDGVEGLVPVGYTSLVL, encoded by the exons ATGGCAGAAGCCCAGAGTGGGACTGGTCAGCTGCAGGAGCAGAAGAAAG gtCTCCTGATAGCCGTCAGCGCCTCCGTGGATAAAATCATCTCGCATTTCGGGGCCGCCCGGAACTTGGTGCAGAAG GCCCAGTTGGGTGATAGCCGGCTGAGCCCGGATGTGGGGCACCTGGTGCTGACCACCCTCTGCCCGGCCCTCCACGCCCTGGTGGCGGATGGGCTGAAGCCTTTCCGGAAGGACCTCATCACCGGGCAGCGCAGGAGCAGCCCCTGGAGCGTGGTGGAGGCGTCGGTGAAGCCAG GCTCCAGCACCCGCTCCCTTGGAACCCTGTATAGCCAGGTCAGCCGTCTAGCCCCGCTGAGCAGCAGCCGTAGCCGCTTCCATGCCTTTATCCTGGGCCTTCTCAA CACCAAGCAGTTGGAGCTGTGGTTTTCCAGTCTCCAGGAAGATGCAG GCCTGCTCTCCCTCCTGTACCTGCCAACAGGATTCTTCTCCCTGGCCCATGGTGGCTGTCCCTCCCTGTCCACagagctgctgctcctgctgcagCCTTTGTCGGTGCTCACCTTCCACCTGGACCTGCTCTTTgagcaccaccaccacctgccCCTGGGCCCACCTCAGGCGCCTGCCCCTCCAGGCCCGCCTCCGGCTCTGCAGCAGACTATGCAAGCCATGCTGCACCTGGGGGGCCGGCTGGCCCAGAGCCTTCGGGGGACTTCCAAGGAAGCTGCTCCAGACCCCTCAGACTCTCCAAACCTTCCCACAccagggagctggtgggagcagCTGACCCAggcctcccgggtctatgcctCTGGGGGTACTGAGGGCTTTCCTCTTTCCCGATGGGCACCGGGGCATCATGGGACTGCAGCTGAAGAAGGTGCACAGGAGAGACCCCTGCCCACAGATGAAATGGCACCAGGCAGGGGCCTCTGGTTGGGAAGACTATTTGGAGTGCCTGGGGGCCCCACAGAAAATGAGAGTGGAGCCCTAAAGTCCAG GAGACCATCTAGCTGGCTGCCCCCGACAGTGAGTGTGTTGGCTCTTGTGAAGCGGGGGGCACCTCCTGAGACACCTTCTCCTCAGGAGCTTGAGGCCTCAGCACCCAGCATGGTGCAAACCCATAG GGCAGTTCGGGCTCTCTGTGATCATACCGCTGCAAGACCTGACCAGTTGAGCTTCCGGCGTGGGGAAGTGCTGCGTGTCATTACCACAGTGGATGAGGACTGGCTCCGCTGTGGGCGGGATGGCGTGGAGGGTCTGGTGCCTGTGGGGTATACCTCCCTTGTTCTGTAG
- the RUSC1 gene encoding AP-4 complex accessory subunit RUSC1 isoform X2, with protein sequence MLSPQRALLCNLNHIHLQHVSLGLHLSRRPELREGPLSTSPPPGDTGGKESRGPCSGTLVDANSNSPAVPCRCCQEHGPGLENRQDPSQEEEGAASPSDPGCSSSLSSCSDLSPDESPVSVYLRDLPGDEDAHPQPSIIPLEQGSPLASAGPGTCSPDSFCCSPDSCSGASSSPDPGLDSNCNALTTCQDLPSPGLEEEDESAEQDLPTSELLEADDGKIDAGKTEPSWKINPIWKIDTEKTKAEWKTTENSNTGWKNNGNVNSSWKNEPEKFDSGWKTNTRITDSGSKTDAGKIDGGWRSDVSEEPVPHRTITSFHELAQKRKRGPGLPLVPQAKKDRSDWLIVFSPDTELPPSGSLGGSSAPPREVTTFKELRSRSRAPPPPVPPRDPPAGWALVPPRPPPPPVPPRRKKNRPGLQPIAEGQSEEGRAVSPAAGEEAPAAKEPGEPGAQAGLEVRSSWSFAGVSGAQRLWMAEAQSGTGQLQEQKKGLLIAVSASVDKIISHFGAARNLVQKAQLGDSRLSPDVGHLVLTTLCPALHALVADGLKPFRKDLITGQRRSSPWSVVEASVKPGSSTRSLGTLYSQVSRLAPLSSSRSRFHAFILGLLNTKQLELWFSSLQEDAGLLSLLYLPTGFFSLAHGGCPSLSTELLLLLQPLSVLTFHLDLLFEHHHHLPLGPPQAPAPPGPPPALQQTMQAMLHLGGRLAQSLRGTSKEAAPDPSDSPNLPTPGSWWEQLTQASRVYASGGTEGFPLSRWAPGHHGTAAEEGAQERPLPTDEMAPGRGLWLGRLFGVPGGPTENESGALKSRRPSSWLPPTVSVLALVKRGAPPETPSPQELEASAPSMVQTHRAVRALCDHTAARPDQLSFRRGEVLRVITTVDEDWLRCGRDGVEGLVPVGYTSLVL encoded by the exons ATGCTGTCTCCTCAGAGAGCTTTACTCTGCAACCTCAATCACATCCATCTCCAGCACGTCTCCCTGGGCCTGCACTTGTCCCGCCGTCCTGAGCTACGGGAAGGGCCCTTGAGCACATCCCCTCCCCCAGGAGACACTGGGGGCAAGGAGAGCAGGGGCCCCTGCAGTGGCACCCTGGTGGACGCCAATTCCAACAGCCCAGCTGTGCCCTGCCGGTGCTGCCAGGAGCACGGTCCGGGCCTAGAAAACCGGCAGGACCCATCACAGGAGGAAGAGGGGGCTGCCTCTCCCTCAGACCCAGGCTGCTCTTCCTCGCTCAGCTCCTGCTCAGATCTTAGCCCCGATGAGTCCCCCGTCTCAGTCTACTTGCGGGACCTCCCTGGTGATGAGGATGCCCACCCTCAGCCCAGTATCATCCCCCTGGAGCAGGGTTCCCCACTGGCTTCAGCAGGCCCTGGCACCTGCTCACCGGACAGCTTCTGCTGCTCTCCTGATTCCTGCTCCGGAGCTTCTTCTTCACCCGATCCTGGCCTGGACTCGAACTGCAACGCCCTGACCACCTGCCAGGACCTCCCTTCCCCAGGCTTGGAGGAAGAGGATGAGAGCGCGGAGCAGGATCTCCCTACCTCTGAGCTCTTAGAGGCGGATGATGGGAAAATCGACGCTGGGAAAACGGAGCCCAGTTGGAAGATTAACCCAATTTGGAAAATTGACACAGAGAAAACTAAAGCTGAATGGAAAACCACGGAAAACAGTAACACTGGTTGGAAAAACAACGGGAATGTTAACTCTAGCTGGAAAAATGAACCTGAAAAATTCGACTCTGGTTGGAAAACCAACACAAGAATAACTGATTCTGGCTCGAAAACAGATGCAGGGAAAATTGATGGAGGATGGAGAAGTGACGTCAGCGAGGAGCCGGTGCCCCACCGGACAATCACGTCCTTCCACGAGCTGGCCCAGAAGCGCAAGCGGGGCCCAGGGCTGCCCCTCGTCCCGCAGGCCAAGAAAGATCGCAGTGACTGGCTCATAGTCTTCTCGCCCGACACCGAGCTGCCCCCCTCGGGGTCGCTGGGCGGCTCCTCGGCACCTCCTCGGGAAGTCACCACCTTCAAGGAACTCCGGTCCCGAAGCCGGGCCCCACCCCCGCCAGTCCCGCCTCGAGACCCCCCAGCTGGCTGGGCTTTGGTCCCGCCCCGGCCCCCACCCCCGCCTGTCCCTCCCCGAAGGAAGAAGAACCGACCTGGACTGCAGCCCATAGCGGAGGGGCAGTCCGAGGAGGGCCGGGCTGTCAGCCCAGCGGCTGGCGAGGAGGCCCCAGCCGCGAAGGAGCCGGGAGAGCCGGGCGCGCAGGCCGGCCTGGAGG TCCGTAGTTCGTGGTCCTTTGCCGGTGTCTCCGGAGCCCAGCGGCTGTGGATGGCAGAAGCCCAGAGTGGGACTGGTCAGCTGCAGGAGCAGAAGAAAG gtCTCCTGATAGCCGTCAGCGCCTCCGTGGATAAAATCATCTCGCATTTCGGGGCCGCCCGGAACTTGGTGCAGAAG GCCCAGTTGGGTGATAGCCGGCTGAGCCCGGATGTGGGGCACCTGGTGCTGACCACCCTCTGCCCGGCCCTCCACGCCCTGGTGGCGGATGGGCTGAAGCCTTTCCGGAAGGACCTCATCACCGGGCAGCGCAGGAGCAGCCCCTGGAGCGTGGTGGAGGCGTCGGTGAAGCCAG GCTCCAGCACCCGCTCCCTTGGAACCCTGTATAGCCAGGTCAGCCGTCTAGCCCCGCTGAGCAGCAGCCGTAGCCGCTTCCATGCCTTTATCCTGGGCCTTCTCAA CACCAAGCAGTTGGAGCTGTGGTTTTCCAGTCTCCAGGAAGATGCAG GCCTGCTCTCCCTCCTGTACCTGCCAACAGGATTCTTCTCCCTGGCCCATGGTGGCTGTCCCTCCCTGTCCACagagctgctgctcctgctgcagCCTTTGTCGGTGCTCACCTTCCACCTGGACCTGCTCTTTgagcaccaccaccacctgccCCTGGGCCCACCTCAGGCGCCTGCCCCTCCAGGCCCGCCTCCGGCTCTGCAGCAGACTATGCAAGCCATGCTGCACCTGGGGGGCCGGCTGGCCCAGAGCCTTCGGGGGACTTCCAAGGAAGCTGCTCCAGACCCCTCAGACTCTCCAAACCTTCCCACAccagggagctggtgggagcagCTGACCCAggcctcccgggtctatgcctCTGGGGGTACTGAGGGCTTTCCTCTTTCCCGATGGGCACCGGGGCATCATGGGACTGCAGCTGAAGAAGGTGCACAGGAGAGACCCCTGCCCACAGATGAAATGGCACCAGGCAGGGGCCTCTGGTTGGGAAGACTATTTGGAGTGCCTGGGGGCCCCACAGAAAATGAGAGTGGAGCCCTAAAGTCCAG GAGACCATCTAGCTGGCTGCCCCCGACAGTGAGTGTGTTGGCTCTTGTGAAGCGGGGGGCACCTCCTGAGACACCTTCTCCTCAGGAGCTTGAGGCCTCAGCACCCAGCATGGTGCAAACCCATAG GGCAGTTCGGGCTCTCTGTGATCATACCGCTGCAAGACCTGACCAGTTGAGCTTCCGGCGTGGGGAAGTGCTGCGTGTCATTACCACAGTGGATGAGGACTGGCTCCGCTGTGGGCGGGATGGCGTGGAGGGTCTGGTGCCTGTGGGGTATACCTCCCTTGTTCTGTAG